Within the Deltaproteobacteria bacterium genome, the region GACGGGCGTGGTTAGAATTTGAAGTGGCGGCAGACGATGCTGGATCGATCATTCGGCAAACCGCCAGTTTTGATCCCATTGGGCTGAGTGGACTGGCGTACTGGTACCTCGTGTATCCTCTGCATCAGCTGATCTTTGCGGGCATGCTGCAGGGCATTGCGCAGGCGTGTGTACGCAACGGTGCATCATCGCGACCACAGTCGGCACAAGTGCTCCACAGCAGTGTTGAGGGTTCAGTTGCTAATTCGGACTCTGCTGCCGAACACACTCACAAGCGTATCGTATCCATGTACGGAAACGGACGATGAACATGCCATTGACTATCGAAGCCGAAATCACTCCTGGAATGAGTCCGCAAGAAGTCACCCACCTCGCGACTCTCGTCGAAGAGGTCGGCTTCGATCGCTTGGGGATTTCTGATGTGCCGTCATACCCTGACTGTTTTCAGTTGCAAGCGCTGTGTGCACTGGCAACCAAACGCATCATGATCGGGAGTTTGGTTACCAATCCGTATTCGCATCACCCCGTGTTGTTAGCCAGTGCGATCGCGACGCTCCAAGAAGTGTCGAATGGCCGGGCGTTTCTTGGTCTCGGCGCAGGGGCGGGCTTAGAGGACATCGGGATTGCGCAGCCGCGGCCCGTCGCAGCGTTACGGGAAGCTATGGGCATCATTCGTGATCTCCTCGCAGGCCGCCTGGTCGAACGTCTCGGACAGGTCTACACCATTCGTAAGGCGAAGCTCGTGCGTGTGCCAGAACAGGCTGTGCCGATAATGATCGGGACACGGAGTCCGCAGACCATGCGGCTTGCCGGAGAACATGCGGATATTGCCGTTATCGGTGCACGGTATTGGTCACCGGCCATCGTCCAGCGCTATCGACAGTGGCTCGCTGAAGGGACAACCCGCGCCGGGCGTCGCATGGACGACATCGAAGTGGCCCCACGCCTCACGCTCTGTGTCTCACAGGATGGCGAGTTAGCCAAACGCAGCGTCAAGTTTTATGCGGCCTATTACCTGACACTCTTGAAACCCAATGACCTGGCACTGGCGCCGACGCACCTGGCGCGGATCGAAGCCGCCGTACAACAGGCGCGTGGGTGGTATTTCGATGCTGACGTGCAATACCCTGAGGAACTGCACGAGCTCATCTCAGACGATATCGTGGCGCGCTTTGCCATCGCCGGAACACCAAGTGAATGCGTACAACAAGTCAAACGGATTCTCGATCTCGGTTTCACCAGTCTGAGTATGAATCTCGCGGCGGTGAGGCATGGCAGTATGTATGATGGACTGAAAGAAACGATTACGACCTTTGGTGCCGTGCTCCCTGAAGTGCGACGATTGGCAGCAGCGGTATAGTTGTTGAGTGGCTCAACATGGAGCGGTCACGCACCGTGTTCGTCAGTGGTGCAGCCGCTCCCCTATGAAGCGGAGTGTGTGCGATGCTGAGTGGACCAGTGGCCATTGTTCTCGCGACGATGTTCCTCATCACGTCCGCCTTGCTCTCGAGCGGACCGCTGTGGCAGCGACGGATGGCTATTTGCAGTGCGATAAGCGCAGCCGGGATACCGTGGCTGGTAGCCGCCGAGGGACCGTTTCTGCGCGGCGGACTCGCGATCTGGACGACGTGGTGCCTCGGACGTGTCGTCGATGTCGTGACTGAGTCTCGCACACGCTCCTGGGGAGCGCGCCTATGGCATGTGTTCGGTGTGGTGGATACGCGGCAGGCAACGTTTACCCCGCCGGCGTTAGATCACAACGCGTTGGGAAAAACACTCTGCTACGCGGCGCTGGCGACGCTTGGTGTGCTGATTGTCAGTGAGGTTGCAACGGCGCGTGATGGCACGTGGTATTGGGTACTGCGGTGGTTTGGGGGAGCGCTGTTCTTCTATAGTCTGGCGGATGCAGTGGAGGGTGCCGTCCGTCTGCTCTATCGTGCGGCGGGCGTGCGCGTCCCCCGTCAACATGTCCTGCCGATTGTCTCACGATCAGTACAAGAATTTTGGGGAAAGCGCTGGAATCGCGCGGTGGGAGGGTGGTTACGGGCCCATTGTTTCGTGCCGTTGGCACGCCGTGGACAGGTGCGTTTCGGCCTGACCGCCGCTTTCACTGCGAGTGCAATCTTTCATGCGTACTTCACATGGGTCGCTGTGGGGGAAGTCATGGCGCTCGCCATGGCGATTTTTTTTCTGCTCCAAGGCGGCTTCGTCCTGCTTGAGTTACGGATGGGCGTCGCACGCT harbors:
- a CDS encoding LLM class flavin-dependent oxidoreductase yields the protein MNMPLTIEAEITPGMSPQEVTHLATLVEEVGFDRLGISDVPSYPDCFQLQALCALATKRIMIGSLVTNPYSHHPVLLASAIATLQEVSNGRAFLGLGAGAGLEDIGIAQPRPVAALREAMGIIRDLLAGRLVERLGQVYTIRKAKLVRVPEQAVPIMIGTRSPQTMRLAGEHADIAVIGARYWSPAIVQRYRQWLAEGTTRAGRRMDDIEVAPRLTLCVSQDGELAKRSVKFYAAYYLTLLKPNDLALAPTHLARIEAAVQQARGWYFDADVQYPEELHELISDDIVARFAIAGTPSECVQQVKRILDLGFTSLSMNLAAVRHGSMYDGLKETITTFGAVLPEVRRLAAAV